The following proteins are co-located in the Nilaparvata lugens isolate BPH chromosome 14, ASM1435652v1, whole genome shotgun sequence genome:
- the LOC111046353 gene encoding uncharacterized protein LOC111046353 isoform X2 codes for MDYGWIIALIVTLSSVTNIRTYGIGENSIESRKRVVRDVSVTSCFPLQKPQGKYSALHDFGTTFTRMVAGLQNITTSPPGNIIMFVGNTGVGKSSLVNLLAGNTANFKAVEDSPDTGSYHIVETTGIHVSNITTESKTTYPEPITDLQSGVVFFDMPGFRDTRSAVHEVIAAYGLQFVAKTSKAIKIALLVNYESLTIGGSRDDFINTLKSFFSLLNNPSKYRLSTHLVATKVRNDYIPRKGKLVSIPDNKYIESIKNFLDSVRRSQEEHHDGVTGYSDKQFLSLSQTFIRDFVDGEKKIHLFKKPDQEGPVMDSEPVSRSLETIRESLVKSNSYVSVGVNDFGYTLTDKAKNHIRELFDMMNNYTMDVGRSFTQSFQPYLVSIYKNYSDISDITADLQKTKTDAGVLIHSANMSHHPNEFADALQKFLHDLGADFCSNETLQEMKQLNKSLSSLKGITGEHFYVPDKWTAYLYDIERIVKNEQDYYAMLHNLYNKLTEHDALTVDFYVSISSVLKKHNKRNKVVDKNNYGHLMEYLGLKQYASLKINQDQLDEINAVYTKAKNQFYYQKHSCKDNTSLILGSFLQLQTLDRNKLCADATTVVLLATNRIYIDTSLGVDVLGGRNLVIIAPEWYVMGKFVISVDGPSQGAATHKAPNGQVGVDGKPGQSAGKFVGVGLHYYNSEQLTITANGGNGQNGQDGGDGQDGLDGYDNTGVRNSDKESLKTFFYNKYNETTIIGSDKGSNGGNAGMGGFGGARGLNGSIDIHNLSPQMPHHSTHVMLNGTEGQRGANGIIGRGGKGGCDQKIQESEKNILILFKYNSVKESGFVDCNRENPNGQLVPNNATRSIETPSAVPNPPSICNLYTKMADHFEPDIFSNKLIEEFQQKFIERFGCKVI; via the exons GACCTATGGAATTGGAGAGAACAGCATTGAATCTCGAAAGCGAGTGGTGAGAGAC GTGTCTGTCACCAGCTGTTTCCCACTTCAAAAACCACAGGGAAAATACAGTGCACTGCATGACTTTGGAACAACATTCACTAGAATGGTGGCAGGCCTGCAAAACATCACAACCAGTCCTCCAGGTAACATCATCATGTTTGTTGGCAACACTGGTGTTGGAAAGAGCTCGCTGGTGAATTTGCTAGCTGGCAACACTGCCAACTTCAAAGCGGTCGAGGATAGTCCTGACACAGGTAGCTATCATATTGTGGAGACAACCGGAATACATGTATCCAACATCACCACTGAATCCAAAACAACATACCCAGAGCCAATCACTGACCTGCAGTCTGGAGTGGTTTTCTTTGATATGCCTGGCTTCAGAGATACTCGCAGTGCTGTACATGAAGTGATTGCCGCTTATGGTTTACAATTTGTTGCCAAAACTTCAAAAGCTATCAAAATTGCCTTGCTTGTTAACTATGAGTCTTTGACCATTGGTGGATCCCGTGATGATTTCATTAACACACTTAAAAGTTTCTTCAGTCTTCTCAACAACCCCAGCAAGTACAGGCTTTCTACACATCTGGTGGCTACAAAGGTCAGGAATGATTACATCCCTAGAAAAGGAAAGCTTGTGTCAATACCAGACAACAAATATATTGAGTCTATAAAGAATTTTCTAGATAGTGTAAGAAGATCACAGGAGGAACATCATGATGGTGTTACTGGCTATTCAGACAAGCAATTCCTATCTTTGTCACAAACTTTCATCAGAGACTTTGttgatggagagaaaaaaattcaTTTGTTTAAAAAGCCTGATCAGGAAGGTCCTGTAATGGATTCAGAACCAGTGAGTAGATCTCTCGAGACAATAAGAGAATCTCTGGTAAAGTCTAATAGCTATGTCAGTGTTGGAGTGAATGATTTCGGATACACACTCACTGATAAAGCAAAGAACCATATCCGTGAACTATTTGACATGATGAACAACTACACAATGGATGTAGGTAGATCATTCACACAGTCTTTCCAACCTTACCTGGTCTCCATATATAAGAATTATTCTGACATCTCAGATATCACTGCTGATCTACAGAAGACAAAAACTGATGCTGGTGTGTTGATCCACTCAGCCAATATGTCACATCATCCAAATGAGTTTGCAGATGCTCTTCAAAAGTTTCTGCATGATTTAGGAGCTGACTTCTGCAGCAATGAAACGTTACAAGAGATGAAACAGCTGAACAAATCCTTGAGTAGCTTGAAGGGTATAACTGGAGAACATTTTTATGTCCCAGACAAATGGACAGCATATTTGTATGATATTGAGCGCATTGTGAAGAATGAACAAGACTACTATGCTATGCTTCATAACCTTTACAACAAGCTGACTGAACATGATGCTTTGACTGTGGATTTCTATGTGAGTATTAGCTCCGTGTTGAAAAAGCACAACAAGAGGAATAAGgtagttgataaaaataattatggtCATCTGATGGAGTATTTGGGTTTAAAACAGTATGCTAGTTTGAAAATCAACCAGGATCAGTTGGATGAGATCAATGCAGTTTATACAAAAGCAAAGAATCAGTTCTATTATCAAAAGCATTCCTGCAAAGACAACACATCATTGATCCTGGGAAGTTTCCTGCAGCTGCAAACACTTGACCGCAACAAACTGTGTGCAGATGCAACAACAGTTGTGCTTCTGGCAACCAACCGGATCTACATTGACACCAGTCTAGGCGTGGATGTTTTGGGTGGAAGGAATCTGGTGATCATTGCACCTGAGTGGTACGTGATGGGCAAGTTTGTGATCAGTGTTGATGGTCCATCTCAAGGTGCGGCGACACATAAAGCCCCTAATGGACAAGTTGGTGTTGATGGTAAACCTGGACAGTCAGCTGGTAAATTTGTTGGTGTTGGACTGCATTACTACAACAGTGAACAGTTGACAATCACTGCAAATGGTGGCAATGGACAGAATGGACAGGATGGTGGAGATGGTCAAGATGGTTTAGATGGATATGATAATACTGGAGTACGCAATAGTGATAAGGAATCATTGAAAACCTTTTTCTACAACAAatataatgaaacaacaatCATTGGGTCGGATAAAGGATCAAATGGTGGAAATGCAGGAATGGGAGGTTTTGGTGGAGCAAGAGGATTGAATGGTAGCATTGATATACACAATTTGTCACCACAGATGCCTCATCACAGCACTCATGTCATGCTGAATGGAACAGAAGGACAACGTGGAGCAAATGGTATCATAGGTAGGGGTGGTAAAGGAGGGTGTGATCAAAAGATTCAAGAAAGCgagaaaaatattctcattctttttaaatataattctgtTAAAGAAAGCGGTTTTGTTGACTGTAATCGTGAAAATCCAAATGGACAGCTTGTTCCAAATAATGCAACAAGATCCATTGAGACACCATCAGCTGTCCCCAATCCTCCCTCAATCTGTAATTTATACACAAAAATGGCGGATCATTTTGAGCCTGATATATTCTCGAATAAACTCATTGAAGAGTTTCAGCAAAAATTCATTGAGAGGTTCGGTTGCAAGGTGATTTGA
- the LOC111046353 gene encoding uncharacterized protein LOC111046353 isoform X1: protein MDYGWIIALIVTLSSVTNIRTYGIGENSIESRKRVVRDVSVTSCFPLQKPQGKYSALHDFGTTFTRMVAGLQNITTSPPGNIIMFVGNTGVGKSSLVNLLAGNTANFKAVEDSPDTGSYHIVETTGIHVSNITTESKTTYPEPITDLQSGVVFFDMPGFRDTRSAVHEVIAAYGLQFVAKTSKAIKIALLVNYESLTIGGSRDDFINTLKSFFSLLNNPSKYRLSTHLVATKVRNDYIPRKGKLVSIPDNKYIESIKNFLDSVRRSQEEHHDGVTGYSDKQFLSLSQTFIRDFVDGEKKIHLFKKPDQEGPVMDSEPVSRSLETIRESLVKSNSYVSVGVNDFGYTLTDKAKNHIRELFDMMNNYTMDVGRSFTQSFQPYLVSIYKNYSDISDITADLQKTKTDAGVLIHSANMSHHPNEFADALQKFLHDLGADFCSNETLQEMKQLNKSLSSLKGITGEHFYVPDKWTAYLYDIERIVKNEQDYYAMLHNLYNKLTEHDALTVDFYVSISSVLKKHNKRNKVVDKNNYGHLMEYLGLKQYASLKINQDQLDEINAVYTKAKNQFYYQKHSCKDNTSLILGSFLQLQTLDRNKLCADATTVVLLATNRIYIDTSLGVDVLGGRNLVIIAPEWYVMGKFVISVDGPSQGAATHKAPNGQVGVDGKPGQSAGKFVGVGLHYYNSEQLTITANGGNGQNGQDGGDGQDGLDGYDNTGVRNSDKESLKTFFYNKYNETTIIGSDKGSNGGNAGMGGFGGARGLNGSIDIHNLSPQMPHHSTHVMLNGTEGQRGANGIIGRGGKGGCDQKIQESEKNILILFKYNSVKESGFVDCNRENPNGQLVPNNATRSIETPSAVPNPPSICNLYTKMADHFEPDIFSNKLIEEFQQKFIERFGCKVI, encoded by the coding sequence GTGTCTGTCACCAGCTGTTTCCCACTTCAAAAACCACAGGGAAAATACAGTGCACTGCATGACTTTGGAACAACATTCACTAGAATGGTGGCAGGCCTGCAAAACATCACAACCAGTCCTCCAGGTAACATCATCATGTTTGTTGGCAACACTGGTGTTGGAAAGAGCTCGCTGGTGAATTTGCTAGCTGGCAACACTGCCAACTTCAAAGCGGTCGAGGATAGTCCTGACACAGGTAGCTATCATATTGTGGAGACAACCGGAATACATGTATCCAACATCACCACTGAATCCAAAACAACATACCCAGAGCCAATCACTGACCTGCAGTCTGGAGTGGTTTTCTTTGATATGCCTGGCTTCAGAGATACTCGCAGTGCTGTACATGAAGTGATTGCCGCTTATGGTTTACAATTTGTTGCCAAAACTTCAAAAGCTATCAAAATTGCCTTGCTTGTTAACTATGAGTCTTTGACCATTGGTGGATCCCGTGATGATTTCATTAACACACTTAAAAGTTTCTTCAGTCTTCTCAACAACCCCAGCAAGTACAGGCTTTCTACACATCTGGTGGCTACAAAGGTCAGGAATGATTACATCCCTAGAAAAGGAAAGCTTGTGTCAATACCAGACAACAAATATATTGAGTCTATAAAGAATTTTCTAGATAGTGTAAGAAGATCACAGGAGGAACATCATGATGGTGTTACTGGCTATTCAGACAAGCAATTCCTATCTTTGTCACAAACTTTCATCAGAGACTTTGttgatggagagaaaaaaattcaTTTGTTTAAAAAGCCTGATCAGGAAGGTCCTGTAATGGATTCAGAACCAGTGAGTAGATCTCTCGAGACAATAAGAGAATCTCTGGTAAAGTCTAATAGCTATGTCAGTGTTGGAGTGAATGATTTCGGATACACACTCACTGATAAAGCAAAGAACCATATCCGTGAACTATTTGACATGATGAACAACTACACAATGGATGTAGGTAGATCATTCACACAGTCTTTCCAACCTTACCTGGTCTCCATATATAAGAATTATTCTGACATCTCAGATATCACTGCTGATCTACAGAAGACAAAAACTGATGCTGGTGTGTTGATCCACTCAGCCAATATGTCACATCATCCAAATGAGTTTGCAGATGCTCTTCAAAAGTTTCTGCATGATTTAGGAGCTGACTTCTGCAGCAATGAAACGTTACAAGAGATGAAACAGCTGAACAAATCCTTGAGTAGCTTGAAGGGTATAACTGGAGAACATTTTTATGTCCCAGACAAATGGACAGCATATTTGTATGATATTGAGCGCATTGTGAAGAATGAACAAGACTACTATGCTATGCTTCATAACCTTTACAACAAGCTGACTGAACATGATGCTTTGACTGTGGATTTCTATGTGAGTATTAGCTCCGTGTTGAAAAAGCACAACAAGAGGAATAAGgtagttgataaaaataattatggtCATCTGATGGAGTATTTGGGTTTAAAACAGTATGCTAGTTTGAAAATCAACCAGGATCAGTTGGATGAGATCAATGCAGTTTATACAAAAGCAAAGAATCAGTTCTATTATCAAAAGCATTCCTGCAAAGACAACACATCATTGATCCTGGGAAGTTTCCTGCAGCTGCAAACACTTGACCGCAACAAACTGTGTGCAGATGCAACAACAGTTGTGCTTCTGGCAACCAACCGGATCTACATTGACACCAGTCTAGGCGTGGATGTTTTGGGTGGAAGGAATCTGGTGATCATTGCACCTGAGTGGTACGTGATGGGCAAGTTTGTGATCAGTGTTGATGGTCCATCTCAAGGTGCGGCGACACATAAAGCCCCTAATGGACAAGTTGGTGTTGATGGTAAACCTGGACAGTCAGCTGGTAAATTTGTTGGTGTTGGACTGCATTACTACAACAGTGAACAGTTGACAATCACTGCAAATGGTGGCAATGGACAGAATGGACAGGATGGTGGAGATGGTCAAGATGGTTTAGATGGATATGATAATACTGGAGTACGCAATAGTGATAAGGAATCATTGAAAACCTTTTTCTACAACAAatataatgaaacaacaatCATTGGGTCGGATAAAGGATCAAATGGTGGAAATGCAGGAATGGGAGGTTTTGGTGGAGCAAGAGGATTGAATGGTAGCATTGATATACACAATTTGTCACCACAGATGCCTCATCACAGCACTCATGTCATGCTGAATGGAACAGAAGGACAACGTGGAGCAAATGGTATCATAGGTAGGGGTGGTAAAGGAGGGTGTGATCAAAAGATTCAAGAAAGCgagaaaaatattctcattctttttaaatataattctgtTAAAGAAAGCGGTTTTGTTGACTGTAATCGTGAAAATCCAAATGGACAGCTTGTTCCAAATAATGCAACAAGATCCATTGAGACACCATCAGCTGTCCCCAATCCTCCCTCAATCTGTAATTTATACACAAAAATGGCGGATCATTTTGAGCCTGATATATTCTCGAATAAACTCATTGAAGAGTTTCAGCAAAAATTCATTGAGAGGTTCGGTTGCAAGGTGATTTGA
- the LOC111046353 gene encoding uncharacterized protein LOC111046353 isoform X3, whose protein sequence is MVAGLQNITTSPPGNIIMFVGNTGVGKSSLVNLLAGNTANFKAVEDSPDTGSYHIVETTGIHVSNITTESKTTYPEPITDLQSGVVFFDMPGFRDTRSAVHEVIAAYGLQFVAKTSKAIKIALLVNYESLTIGGSRDDFINTLKSFFSLLNNPSKYRLSTHLVATKVRNDYIPRKGKLVSIPDNKYIESIKNFLDSVRRSQEEHHDGVTGYSDKQFLSLSQTFIRDFVDGEKKIHLFKKPDQEGPVMDSEPVSRSLETIRESLVKSNSYVSVGVNDFGYTLTDKAKNHIRELFDMMNNYTMDVGRSFTQSFQPYLVSIYKNYSDISDITADLQKTKTDAGVLIHSANMSHHPNEFADALQKFLHDLGADFCSNETLQEMKQLNKSLSSLKGITGEHFYVPDKWTAYLYDIERIVKNEQDYYAMLHNLYNKLTEHDALTVDFYVSISSVLKKHNKRNKVVDKNNYGHLMEYLGLKQYASLKINQDQLDEINAVYTKAKNQFYYQKHSCKDNTSLILGSFLQLQTLDRNKLCADATTVVLLATNRIYIDTSLGVDVLGGRNLVIIAPEWYVMGKFVISVDGPSQGAATHKAPNGQVGVDGKPGQSAGKFVGVGLHYYNSEQLTITANGGNGQNGQDGGDGQDGLDGYDNTGVRNSDKESLKTFFYNKYNETTIIGSDKGSNGGNAGMGGFGGARGLNGSIDIHNLSPQMPHHSTHVMLNGTEGQRGANGIIGRGGKGGCDQKIQESEKNILILFKYNSVKESGFVDCNRENPNGQLVPNNATRSIETPSAVPNPPSICNLYTKMADHFEPDIFSNKLIEEFQQKFIERFGCKVI, encoded by the coding sequence ATGGTGGCAGGCCTGCAAAACATCACAACCAGTCCTCCAGGTAACATCATCATGTTTGTTGGCAACACTGGTGTTGGAAAGAGCTCGCTGGTGAATTTGCTAGCTGGCAACACTGCCAACTTCAAAGCGGTCGAGGATAGTCCTGACACAGGTAGCTATCATATTGTGGAGACAACCGGAATACATGTATCCAACATCACCACTGAATCCAAAACAACATACCCAGAGCCAATCACTGACCTGCAGTCTGGAGTGGTTTTCTTTGATATGCCTGGCTTCAGAGATACTCGCAGTGCTGTACATGAAGTGATTGCCGCTTATGGTTTACAATTTGTTGCCAAAACTTCAAAAGCTATCAAAATTGCCTTGCTTGTTAACTATGAGTCTTTGACCATTGGTGGATCCCGTGATGATTTCATTAACACACTTAAAAGTTTCTTCAGTCTTCTCAACAACCCCAGCAAGTACAGGCTTTCTACACATCTGGTGGCTACAAAGGTCAGGAATGATTACATCCCTAGAAAAGGAAAGCTTGTGTCAATACCAGACAACAAATATATTGAGTCTATAAAGAATTTTCTAGATAGTGTAAGAAGATCACAGGAGGAACATCATGATGGTGTTACTGGCTATTCAGACAAGCAATTCCTATCTTTGTCACAAACTTTCATCAGAGACTTTGttgatggagagaaaaaaattcaTTTGTTTAAAAAGCCTGATCAGGAAGGTCCTGTAATGGATTCAGAACCAGTGAGTAGATCTCTCGAGACAATAAGAGAATCTCTGGTAAAGTCTAATAGCTATGTCAGTGTTGGAGTGAATGATTTCGGATACACACTCACTGATAAAGCAAAGAACCATATCCGTGAACTATTTGACATGATGAACAACTACACAATGGATGTAGGTAGATCATTCACACAGTCTTTCCAACCTTACCTGGTCTCCATATATAAGAATTATTCTGACATCTCAGATATCACTGCTGATCTACAGAAGACAAAAACTGATGCTGGTGTGTTGATCCACTCAGCCAATATGTCACATCATCCAAATGAGTTTGCAGATGCTCTTCAAAAGTTTCTGCATGATTTAGGAGCTGACTTCTGCAGCAATGAAACGTTACAAGAGATGAAACAGCTGAACAAATCCTTGAGTAGCTTGAAGGGTATAACTGGAGAACATTTTTATGTCCCAGACAAATGGACAGCATATTTGTATGATATTGAGCGCATTGTGAAGAATGAACAAGACTACTATGCTATGCTTCATAACCTTTACAACAAGCTGACTGAACATGATGCTTTGACTGTGGATTTCTATGTGAGTATTAGCTCCGTGTTGAAAAAGCACAACAAGAGGAATAAGgtagttgataaaaataattatggtCATCTGATGGAGTATTTGGGTTTAAAACAGTATGCTAGTTTGAAAATCAACCAGGATCAGTTGGATGAGATCAATGCAGTTTATACAAAAGCAAAGAATCAGTTCTATTATCAAAAGCATTCCTGCAAAGACAACACATCATTGATCCTGGGAAGTTTCCTGCAGCTGCAAACACTTGACCGCAACAAACTGTGTGCAGATGCAACAACAGTTGTGCTTCTGGCAACCAACCGGATCTACATTGACACCAGTCTAGGCGTGGATGTTTTGGGTGGAAGGAATCTGGTGATCATTGCACCTGAGTGGTACGTGATGGGCAAGTTTGTGATCAGTGTTGATGGTCCATCTCAAGGTGCGGCGACACATAAAGCCCCTAATGGACAAGTTGGTGTTGATGGTAAACCTGGACAGTCAGCTGGTAAATTTGTTGGTGTTGGACTGCATTACTACAACAGTGAACAGTTGACAATCACTGCAAATGGTGGCAATGGACAGAATGGACAGGATGGTGGAGATGGTCAAGATGGTTTAGATGGATATGATAATACTGGAGTACGCAATAGTGATAAGGAATCATTGAAAACCTTTTTCTACAACAAatataatgaaacaacaatCATTGGGTCGGATAAAGGATCAAATGGTGGAAATGCAGGAATGGGAGGTTTTGGTGGAGCAAGAGGATTGAATGGTAGCATTGATATACACAATTTGTCACCACAGATGCCTCATCACAGCACTCATGTCATGCTGAATGGAACAGAAGGACAACGTGGAGCAAATGGTATCATAGGTAGGGGTGGTAAAGGAGGGTGTGATCAAAAGATTCAAGAAAGCgagaaaaatattctcattctttttaaatataattctgtTAAAGAAAGCGGTTTTGTTGACTGTAATCGTGAAAATCCAAATGGACAGCTTGTTCCAAATAATGCAACAAGATCCATTGAGACACCATCAGCTGTCCCCAATCCTCCCTCAATCTGTAATTTATACACAAAAATGGCGGATCATTTTGAGCCTGATATATTCTCGAATAAACTCATTGAAGAGTTTCAGCAAAAATTCATTGAGAGGTTCGGTTGCAAGGTGATTTGA